The region TGGCAAGCTCCTGAATGTTCATCTGTATGGAACCATCGCCGGCTATGTCTATAACAAGCTTGTCCGGATTTCCTGCCTGCGCTCCTATTGCCGCCGGAAAACCGTAACCCATAGTACCAAGGCCGCCGGAAGTTACAAAAGTCCTGGTCTTACGGAATCCATAAAACTGCGCGGCCCACATCTGATGCTGTCCGACTTCTGTGGTAATAATAGTGTCATCTTTTACCATCTGCGATATTTTCTGAATTACATACTGCGGCTTAATTTCCGCATCACTGTCGCGGTAAGACAGCGGGAAATCTTTCTTCCACTGCGATATCTGCATATTCCAGTCTTTGTGTTCTTTCTTCTTAACTTCTTTTGTAAGCTCCGGAAGTATATTCTTTGCCGAACCTACAATCGGCAGGTCCACTTTGATAATCTTGCTTATCGCGGCAGGATCAATATCTATGTGAATTATGTCAGCATGCGGCGCAAAATCCGCAACCTTGCCCGTTACCCTGTCGTCAAAACGCGCGCCCACCGCTATTAACAGATCTGATTCCTGAACAGCATAGTTGGCGTACTTTGTACCGTGCATTCCAAGCATTCCAAGGCTTAATCTATGGCCCGAAGGCAGAACGTCCATTGCCATAAGCGTTGTTGTTATCGGGATATCCGTCTTTTCCGCGAATTTAATAAGCTCTTCCGACGCGTTTGAAAGCGTCACTCCGCCGCCCACGTACAGAAGCGGCCTCTGCGCTTTTTCTATCATCTCCGCCGCTTTCTTTATCTGTACTTTGCTGCCTTCATAAGTGGGTTTGTATCCCCTTAACAGCGGCTGGTCAGGATATTTTGAAAATTCTAATTCCGAAGTAAAAACATCCTTAGGCAGGTCAACCAAAACAGGCCCCGGCCTTCCGGTGGACGCTATGTGAAAAGCGTTTTTTATTGTCTGCGCAAGATCCTTAACATCTTTTACAAGATAATTGTGCTTAACTATCGGGCGGGTTATTCCCACCATGTCAGCTTCCTGAAAAGCGTCATTGCCGATAAGGCTGCTGTTAACCTGACCCGTTAATGCAACCATAGGAATTGAATCCATGTACGCAGTGGCTATTCCGGTAACAAGATTTGTTGCGCCCGGCCCCGATGTTGCAAGGCATACGCCTGTCTTTCCGGTTGTACGCGAATAACCGTCAGCCATATGCGCCGCGCCCTGTTCGTGGCGTACAAGCACAAGCTTAATGGCTTTTTCATTATAGATTTCATCAAAGAGCGGAAGTACAACGCCGCCCGGGTATCCAAAAACCGTGTCCACGCCCTCTTTTTTCAGGCATTCAAGTAATATTTTTGCTCCGTTCATAAATGGCTCCTTATGTTTATTTTTTTAATCTTTAAAAACCGCGCCGGTTGACGCGGAAGTTACGTTCTTAGCGTAACGGTAGATAACCCCTGTTTTTATCTTCGGTTCAGGGCAGGTCCATACCGCGAATCTTTTATCTATCTCATCCTGAGAAACTTTTAATTCAAGTTTTTTCTCCGGAATATTTATCTCAATTATGTCGCCT is a window of Candidatus Goldiibacteriota bacterium DNA encoding:
- the ilvB gene encoding biosynthetic-type acetolactate synthase large subunit; translation: MNGAKILLECLKKEGVDTVFGYPGGVVLPLFDEIYNEKAIKLVLVRHEQGAAHMADGYSRTTGKTGVCLATSGPGATNLVTGIATAYMDSIPMVALTGQVNSSLIGNDAFQEADMVGITRPIVKHNYLVKDVKDLAQTIKNAFHIASTGRPGPVLVDLPKDVFTSELEFSKYPDQPLLRGYKPTYEGSKVQIKKAAEMIEKAQRPLLYVGGGVTLSNASEELIKFAEKTDIPITTTLMAMDVLPSGHRLSLGMLGMHGTKYANYAVQESDLLIAVGARFDDRVTGKVADFAPHADIIHIDIDPAAISKIIKVDLPIVGSAKNILPELTKEVKKKEHKDWNMQISQWKKDFPLSYRDSDAEIKPQYVIQKISQMVKDDTIITTEVGQHQMWAAQFYGFRKTRTFVTSGGLGTMGYGFPAAIGAQAGNPDKLVIDIAGDGSIQMNIQELATAVKYNFPVKVVILNNGFLGMVRQWQELFYGKRYSHTIIDNSVDFVKLAEAYGAKGIRIEKKQDVKKALKEAFEYKGPVLMDFITAPEENVWPMVPAGAALGKMIEGELA